The window ACAACAGGAGCAGGTTCATTGAACTGACACTCGAGAGTTTTGTGCACCAGGATTTTAATGTTGGGAATTTTGAGATAATTGTCTCGGACAATAACTCAACCGACAATACAAAAGAAGTTGTAACAAGGTTCATTGAAAATAATAAGACCCATTCGATACGGTACTTTTCAGAGAAAAGGCAGGGAGTTCATTTTGCGAGAAATTCAGCAGCCAAAATCGCAACCGGTGATTTCCTGTATTTCACTGATGATGATATGATCGCGGACCCTGCCTTACTAACAGAATTGCTGGGTGTATTTAAGCTTGATAAAAAAATCGCCAGTGCTACAGGTCTCGTGCTTCCGAAATGGGAATCTGAACCCCCTTCCTGGATTCCGGATCTTTGCAACAACGCTTTGCTTAGTCTCAATAATCCAGATTACGATCTGATCGTTTCTGAAAAAGACTGCAACGTTTTCAGCTGTCACCAGATGATCCGCCGCGAAGTCTTTTTCCAGACAGGAGGGTTTAATCCTGAAAATACAAAAGGTGTCTGGATTGGAGATGGAGAAACAGGTCTGAATATCAAGATCCGGGAGAAAGGTTATAAATTTGCTTTCACCAGGAAATCGGTGATCCGACATATCATTCCGGCTTCCCGCATGACTCAATCCTATCTGAACAAACGGCTTACAAACCAGGGAAACTGCGATACATACACCTATTATCGTGCTGTTCAGCCCTCTGCTATACAAATGGGAAGACGGATGTTTGCTTCATTACTGAAAATAGCATATGCATTCTTGAAATGTTCGATCAATTTCATCCTTCAGAAAAACTCCTGGCGGTTGAATATGGCCGGATGCTATTATCATGTGGCAGGAATTAAATATCTTGCAAAGTTGATTTCTGACTCCAACTGGCGTGCTTTGGTATTGAAAAACAACTGGATCAATGAATGAACACTTAAATATTAATTCCAATGGTTGAACGTATTCTGGAGAAGGAAACTTTAATTGCAGTCATCATTCGGACAGATTATAACAATCCGGGTATTGCATTCTTCACACCCGATAATTTTTCCCAGCAACTGGGATATATGAATCGACCCAAAGGGTATATTATTGAACCGCATCGACATAATCTTGTTGCACGTGAAGTAGTGCAAACACAGGAAGTGTTATTTGTGAAATCCGGTAAAGTTCGTGTTGATTTTTACAGCGATACCCAACAATACCTCGAAAGCCGTATCCTTGTGAAAGGTGACGTGATTCTCCTTGCTGGAGGTGGACATGGTTTTGAAATGCTGGAATCAAGTGAAATGATAGAAGTAAAACAGGGGCCTTATATCGGTGAAAAGGATAAAGTACGGTTCGAACCCACTACAATTTCAAATGTGGTTATAAAATAATTCAGAATGATCCCTGTAAATACTCCATTGCTCAATGGCAATGAAGAGAAATATCTCGTAGAATGTGTTCGTACCGGCTGGATTTCATCTGAGGGACCATTCATTAAAACCTTTGAGGACAAATTTGCAGCATATGTTCAGCGTACCCATGGCATTGCCGTGGCGAACGGATCAGCAGCTCTTGATATTGCCGTCCAGGCCCTGAGTCTTGAAGCGGGATCGGAAGTTATTCTTCCTGCCTTCACAATAATATCGCCCGCTCAATCAGTAGTCCGGGCCGGATTAAAACCTGTCCTTGTTGATTCAGATCCTCAAACCTGGAATATGGACGTAAGCCGGATAGAGGAGAAAATAACAGCTAAAACAAAAGCTATAATCGTTGTTCATATATACGGACTTCCCGTTGATATGGATCCCGTGCTTGAGCTTTGCAAGAAATACAATCTAAAATTGATAGAAGACGCCGCTGAAATGCATGGACAAACTTACAGAGGAAAATCCTGTGGATCGTTTGGAACCATCAGCATTTTCAGTTTCTATCCGAATAAACACATTACGACCGGAGAAGGAGGAATGCTGGTTTGTGATGACTCTGAATTGTCGGAACGCTGTCGCAAACTTCGCAATCTTGCTTTTGAACCGAAAGGAAGACGATTTGTGCATCATGAATTGGGCTGGAATTACAGAATGACAAATATGCAGGCTGCACTCGGTCTTGCACAATTGGAAAAAATTGAAGAACACATCGGAAAAAAAAGACATGTCGGGTTTGCTTACCAACGTGGATTTCATAATCTGAAAGGATTTCAATTACCGCTTGATAAAACAGATTATGCTGAAAATATTTTTTGGGTGTATGGACTCGTCGCAGATACCCGTGAAAAATGTGAACAGACTGTCGCCGAACTCACCTCAGCAGGAATCGGCACCCGGCCTTTTTTCTGGTGTATGCACGAACAACCTGTATTCCTGAACATGGGACTTTTTCTAAATGAAAAATATCCTGTTGCGGAAAGACTCGCAAGGAATGGTTTTTATCTACCTAGTGGATTGGGTCTGTCCGAAAAAGATGTGCAGACAGTGATCCAAACAATGCATGAAATTAACCACTAACGAATAAATCGAATCCAACATCATGCCTGAATGAAAATTGCAGTCTGGATATTGTCTGATTACAAACAACAGATCGGTGGTGGATTTGCTTTATATGATAAATTCATTCAACTCATTGATTCCTGGAATTTTTCTAATGGACTGGATGTCTGTTTTGTTGGATACAATTCACCTTCGTATTATTCTTTCCGTAAAAAATATATTCAATTACAATTTTCCGGATTGGGTTTTTTAGACAAATCGCTGGCCCGAATCTCCCACAAGGTTAGTTTTCTGAATCAACATCAGCAATCGATACTTCGGTCCAATGCTGTGGACATGGTTTATTATCCCATTCAAGGCTTTCGTAAAATACCAAATTTCCCATTTGTTGTTTCCAACTGGGATATTGGCCATAAAGCTTCTTATGCTTTTCCGGAATTGGGCATGAATTATTCCTTCGATTACCGTGATAAATGGTATACCAAAGGAATCTTTAAAGCCCTTGCTGTTTTTGCAGAGTCACAAACAGGTAAGGAAGAGCTGATGTATTTCACACGACTGAATCCCGATCGTATTAAAATTGTTCCCTTGTTTCCGGGAGGTGTAGTGGATGTAAAGGCAGAGGAGGAAGTGCAATTGGCAAAATTGAAAGAACTCAGACTAAATTCTCAACGTTATTTCTTTTACCCTGCCCAATTTTGGGCGCATAAAAATCACTACAATTTACTTCAGGCTTTTGCCATTTTTGCAAAAGAAAATAAGGATATTCAACTTGTACTTACCGGATCTGACAAAGGCAACAAAACTTATATCAAAGAAGTTGTAAAAACAATTGGACTGAATGAACGTGTTGTATTTCCCGGATTTATCGATAACGAAGCCATGCTTGCTGTTTACCGACACGCCAGCGGACTGGTGATGCCTTCGTTTCTCGGACCTACCAATATGCCTCAACTGGAAGCCCGGATGTTGGGCTGTCCTGTTCTTTGTTCAGATCTTCCGGGACACAAGGAAATGTTGGGTGAAGGTGCATTGTATTTTGATCCGGCTGATCCAATGGAGATTAGTAGAATGTTAAAGAAGGTTCTTGAACCATCGGAACGTGCTTCCTTACTTTCAAAAGCTGCAATCTCGCTTTCAACAACATCTTTTACGGCCGAAAATGCACTCCGTCAACTGGATCACCATTTCCAAAGTCTGATTCCTATTCGTATGAGTTGGGGAAATAGCGACAAGATATTTTAATCAGGGCGCGAATAAATTATGGACTTCTCAATCATAGTTCCTTCTTTCAATCAGGAAAAATTCATCGGAAGTACGCTGGAGAATGTTTCCCAATTAAAAAACTTGCAGCGAAAAAAAATATTTCCATTGAAATTTTATTGATTGACTGTGAGTCCAACACTGCTGTTCAGGAGCAAATTTCAAAATACCGGACGGATCTCGATTATGTTGATATCCGCAAAGATAAAGGTCAGTACGATGCAATCAACAAAGGACTGGAAGTATGTAAAGGAACATATTGGACTTGGCTAAATACGGATGATCATATTGATCCTGATGGTTTTTTTAAGCTGGCTGAGAGGCTGAAATCCGATTCGACAATTGATTACATCTATGGCGGAATCCACTACATGGACACGAATGATAAGGTTCTGTCACTCGTCAAAGCAAAACAACTCACGTTAAAGGAACTCGTGAACAGAGTACCCGGAATTTACCAACCCGGTTCTTTTTTTAAAAAATCATTTACAGATAAAATAGGATTTCTAAAACCCTACAGATGTTGTTTTGATTACGAATACATTTTGCGCTGCCTTTCCTTCAATGGAAAATTTGTATGCTGCGAATTTCCTGTATCCCGCTTTCGATATTACAGTGATTCAAAAACAGGTTCTCTCATTCCCGTTTTTATCAGGGAACAACTTGAAATTAGTTCGGATTACGGACGTTCTTTTTTCAGTTTCCTGACTTGGTTTTCATACTTGCGTTTACTGAAGCACAAATTATTCCAACGTTGAGTATTCCCGGTCTGCAATGTGTCGGTAATTCTTCTCAGGTTTAATCGGGCAAAAATTTTAATTTCAGAAGAAATTGAAAATAATACCTCAATGCATAATGCTTCTTGGGTTTGACTATTATGCAAAACATGTTAATAAATTTGAAAAACCGCTACTGCAATCAACCGGCAAATTATCTTCATGAAAGATTCTTTTTGGCGGGTAATATTATTATATGCTCAAAGTCAGGAAAACCACCTTTTATTTCATATCCGAATTCAATCTTTCCCAATAAATAACTACTATTTTGATTCTGTATGTAATATCCTGACTTCACCCTCTAATAATATACCTGATTTCATCCGTCCTGATATGTACCATTGCGCCACGTTTAGCATACTTTTTCAATTTGGATCATCATTCTCTGCAAAACGCAAAGCATATTTCTTTTCTTTGCAGAAATTCTGGTCTTTCCTGATTCTGAAGGAAGCCAAAATTCGCTGACGAATTTCTCTATGAAACGAATCCTGCTTTTATCCGATATAAATTCCGCCCACACCCAGAAGTGGGCCGGTGCTGTCGCGAATGCCGGATTTGAAACAGGAATATTTTCTTTGTCGGCACCGGTTTCCGACTGGTACACGCAACTTGGTATCCAATTGCTTGCATCGGATGGATTTGGGAAGAAGCATTTTTATTCTCCTGATATCCTCAAGGCAATATATTTTTTTCCGCAGGGAAAGTGCGAAAGGTAATTCAGGATTTCAAACCGGATCTGGTCCATGCGCATTACCTGAGCAGCTACGGAACTCTTGGAAGAATTTCAGGATTTCATCCCTTGATTGTATCAGCTTGGGGAAGTGACCTTCTTGATTTTCCACAACGATCATTTTTACACAGAAACCTGATTCGGAGAAATCTGAAAGCAGCTGATGTGAGAATAGCTTCCAGTGCAATTCTCTCTCATGAAATTGAACACTCCTTTCATCTTAATTGTATGAAAATTCCATTTGGGATTGATACCAGTGTGTTTCATCCTATTCCTGATGAGAGAAAGCGATTTAGTGAAGAGATCGTCATTGGAACCATCAAATCACTTGAACCGATCTATGCTCCGGAAATTCTTATCAGGGCTTTTGCAGCTGCAGTGAAGGAATTCCCGGATAAAAAATTGAGATTGCTTTTGGTCGGAGAAGGTTCATTAGAGCCAAAATTGAGACAATTGGTAAATGAACTTGGTATCTCGAAACAAACTACCTTTGAAGGTAAAGTAAATTACAGCGAAGTGCAGCGACATCATAATCAGATGGATATTTTTGCTAATCTTTCACTCAGGGAGAGTTTTGGTGTTTCCGTTCTCGAAGCTTCCGCCTGTGGAAAGCCTGTGATTGTAAGCAATGCGGAAGGTTTGAAGGAGGTTTTTATTCCAGGAAAAACCGGAATCTCGGTTGGAATTGAAAATGTGGAAGAAACAGCAGCTGCAATTTCAACACTCATTCGTGATGCAAAACTGCGTGAGCAAATGGGAGAAGAGGGCAGAAAAATGGTGATGGAAAAATTTTCATGGGAAGAAAGTTGTAAGCAATTGGTTTCGGTATATAATTCATTTGGCAATTCATGAGACAAAAAAGATCATTACCATCGTTGGCGCGCGTCCGCAGTTTGTAAAAGCTGCTGTGCTGAGTCGTGAATTGGCAAAGCACAGTGGAGTGGAAGAGAAAATTTTACATACCGGTCAGCATTATGACCCGAATATGTCGGATGTTTTTTTCGAAGAAATGAGTATTCCAAAACCCGCATTCCAGCTATCGGTAACTGAAACAACCCATGGAGCCATGACTGCAGAAATGCTGAAAGGTATCGAAGCCGTTTTGCTGAAAGAGAAGCCGAACCTGGTGATCGTTTACGGAGATACGAACTCTACACTAGCCGGTGCTTTGGCAGCAAAAAAGATCCAGATTCCTATCGCCCATGTGGAAGCAGGTTTGCGAAGTTTCAATATGGAAATGCCGGAAGAAATCAACCGTATCCTTACCGATCGGATCTCTGATTATCTTTTTGTCCTACCAACACAGCGATGAAAAACCTCGAAATGGAAGGATTCGGATATTTCCCATCGAAGCGCATCAAATCCGGAGATGTGATGAAAGATGCGGTCGATTATTACTCTCTGCTTGCAGCTGACAAATCTTCCATCATGCGTGGATTGAAGCTGGATAGCTTTGTGCTCTGTACTCTGCATCGTGAACAAAATACCAATGATAAAAGCCGACTCGAAAGCATCATTTCCGCGCTCAATACTTTGAACAAGGATATTCCGGTTGTTATGCCATTGCATCCACGAACAAGAAAATTTCTGGATGAACATGGTATTCATCCCCAGGTCAGACTGATTGATCCGGTCAGTTATTTTGACATGCTCGAACTCTTACGTCATTGTCGTATGGTGTTTACAGACAGTGGCGGTTTACAGAAGGAAGCTTTCTTTTTTCAAAAGTTCTGTGTGACCTTACGTGAAGAAACTGAATGGACAGAATTGGTAGACCATGGATTCAATGTACTGGTCGGTTCCGACAAATCCGCAATCTTATCCGCATATTCTGATCTGATCAATGGAAAAAAGAATTTCAATATTGATTTGTACGGGGATGGACATGCTGCTGCCCGAATTGTTCAGACTTTGCTTTAATTTTTTTGAATAAACAAACGGGTACAGGACTATCTATGAATGCCGCTGGAATGAATCAGGAACAGAATAAAACCAATGGAAATGAATTTCCCCTGGTTTCATTGGTCATTCCTGCTTTCAATGAAGAAAAGTACATCGGCTCTTTGCTGGATCAAATGCTGCATCAGGATTATCCTCAGGATAAAATTGAAATATTTGTTGCTGATGGAGGAAGTACTGATAAGACGAGGGAAATAGTATCATCTTATGCCCTAAAAAATCCGGGGATAAAATTATTATTGAACAAAAAGCAATACGTTCCTTTCGCGTTGAACATGGGAATCCGTGAATCAAAAGGGGAGTACATTATCATTTTAGGAGCTCATTCTTCTTATCCGCTGAATTATATTTCTTCCCTGATCAAAGCTTCATTGTCATTGAAGGCGGATAATGTTGGCGGACTATGTATCGGCAATCCTCCTGATTCTTCACTGAAAGCCCTGGCAATTGCTCAGGCCATGAGTTCAGCATTCGGAGTAGGCGATGCTCATTTCAGAATTGGAAGCAAGGAAATCAAACAGGTAGATACTGTCACGTTCGGTTGCTACAAGCGTTCTGTTTTCGATCACATCGGTTATTTTGACGAGGAGCTTTTGCGTAATCAGGATGATGAGTTCAATGCAAGACTTACCAAAAATCAGGGAACGATTTACCTCATTCCGGATATTGAAGTGACTTATTTTACAAGAGCGACCGTTTCATCTGTGATGAAAATGTTTTATCAATATGGGTTTTTCAAACCACTTGTTTCTTTGAAAATTGGTCGCCCGACAACACTCCGTCAATTGGTGCCATTCCTCTTTGTAGTTTTTATTATTTCTTCCCTTGGACTTGGATTTTTATCATCCCTGTTCTGGAAGTTTTTAGGAGCTGTTCTGTTGCTTCATCTTTTTCTGGGAATTGTTTTTGGATTGAAAATCGTTGGCAAAACCAAACAGCCGGGTTTATTGATTTATCTGCCATGGCTGTTCTTTCTGATCCAAACTTCTTATGGATGGGGATACATTCGGGGTATAGTCAAATTCATTATTTTCCGGCAAAGGATTCAGGGAGTTGGAAGTACAAGATGAAGTGCTGATTTTTAATACTTTGTATTGACCGGAATTGTAAGAATTACATCTATACTTCATCGGTAAATTGTACTTTCGTGGGCTTGAATATCAAAGCATAAAATTGGGTTATTGACGCCCGGTTTTTAAGGGAAATATGCAGAAATATCATTCATTCGCTTTTGTATTGGAAAAATCTGAGGTCAGATGAACAGGATTTTGAACCGCACAGGAAATCCTACTGATGTCCTGATTTTTGCTATAGCTTTCTGTATCCCAATGTGGCCTCTGGGGACCAGCATCCTGACATTGCTCTGGCTTGCCGTTTCCATCATCACACTAAAACCCTCATCCTTTCTTGAAGAGCTGAAGTCAAAACCATTTGTCCTGATTTTCATTGGCTTTTTTTCTGATGCATGTGATAGGTTTGATCTGGACAGTAAATGTGAGTCATGGATTCAAGGAAATTCAGGATGATCTCAATCTGCTCATCTTTCCATTGCTCTTCGCGGCTCATCGACCAAAACCCGGATCATTTCCATTCATTAAAAACGGATTTATTGCAGGAACTTTCGTTGCAACCTTATTTTGTTTTCTCCACGGAATTTATTTTTTCATAAGCACCGGTGATTCCGGACATATGTTTTATGCATTGTTTTCCGCATTTCTGCATCCAACATATTACGGAATGATTCTCATCGTTTCCTGTATGTTTCTCATTCAGGATTTGTTTTACCCTCAGACAGGAGAAATAAAACCGCGTTGGTTTATTATCTCTGCATTTGTTCTGGAAATTGCCGCGATGAGTTTGCTTTCTTCAAGAATCGTCTACCTGGTAGCCTTTGCATTATTTGGATATTTCGTTCTCGCTGCCTTCCTGACGGGTAACAAAGCAATCTTTAAGAACAAAATGTTTATTGCATTGACAGTCTTATCAGCAGTCTTTTTCTACTCAAGTATTTCTCTGAACAACAGGTTTGGTCAGGTTTCGGATGCGATCAGTAATCTTGGAACAGAAAAGAAGGAGAACATGGTTTCATCAGATTCTCTCGTTTACAATAGTTCCACCATCCGTCTCGCGCAATTTCGATACAGCATGGAAATCCTGAAAGATCATTGGTTTTTAGGAGTGGGAACGGGAGATTCAAGGGATGAATTGACAAAATTGTACGAACATCACAACGATGTGTATGCGCTCGAACATTTCAGAAATCCACACAGTTCTTATTTTCATACCTGGCTGATGATTGGAATACCCGGTTTGTTGCTGCTCCTGGCATCCATCCTTGTTCCGTATTTCCAGAGTGTAAAAAATCGTTTTTATCTGTATCAGGGTTTTCTCGCCTTGATATTCATCACAGGTTTTACGGATATTATCAGTCATGCCACACTTGGAGCATTTTATGCATTTATGAATTCAATGTTGTATTGTTGGGGAAGCTATATGATTAAAACCAGGAACAAAGCATCATGATCCGTAGATTTTCTCTCTTCCTAAATTTTTTATCCAGAATATTCCTGGTGTATGGAATAGGCTTCGTTTTATTTTTTCTTTCCAGATATTTTTATTTCCAACATGTCATAAGTGAACAGGATGGAATTATTTCATCCTCGATGATCACGAAAGCATATCTGACTGGAGTAAGATTTGATTCGGTAGTTCTGGGATACGCGCTCGTATTGCCGGTCGTCCTTGCTTTGATCGGTCTGTTTATAAGGAAGGAAAATTATTATAAGGGAACTTATCGATTCACTGCTAAGTTTCTTTCTGTACTGTTTCCCTTGTTTACATTCATTCTGATTGTCGATTATTATTATTACGAATATTTCCAGTCACACATCAACATTCTGATCTTTGGATTTTTCCAGGACGATACCGGCGCTGTGCTGCAGTCGGTGTGGAGCGATTATCCGCTGGTCAGAGTATTGCTCGGACTTGCATTGATCATTTTCGCGTTCCGTTTTCTCTTTAAAAGAATCTTCCGGTTTCCCGCAAAGCCTAAGGAATTTCAAATTGTATCATCCGTTGCATTGATTCTCGTTCTGCTTGCACTTTTTTTCTCAGGCATGCGGGCATCTTTCGGAACTTTTCCTGTTCAAATCGACGACGCGAATATTTCGGATAATGCAAAACTCAACCTGATTCCGGTTAATGGTGTCTTTGCATTAAAGGAAGCCCTGAGTGTCGCGACTATTCAAAACAAACTGAAGGAGTTTGATGAAGAGATCGAAGCCATCATGTATACTGATCCGGTGAAATCTTACCGGGATTATTTCGGGGAACAGACTGATACGACATACATGAATCGGTTTTTCAGTGTTACGGATACCAATTCTTTTGTAGAGAAGCATCCTCCGAATGTTGTTTTTTTCCTGATGGAAAGTCTGAGCAATAACAACCTCTTTTTACATTCTTCCCAACTAAATGTGTTAGGGAAACTTGAAAAGCATTTCCATGAAGATATTGTTTTCAGAAAATTTCTTCCATGTCAGAACGGAACCATCAACAGTCTGGAAGGAATCATGGTGAACACACCGATTACTTCTCTGGCTCAATCCAAATACTGTACGATTCCTTATACATCCAGTGTCGCAAGACCATTTAAGGAAAACGGTTACACGACAACATTTGTAACAGGAGGGAAGCTCAACTGGAGAAACATCAACACCTTTATTCCACATCAGGGTTTTGATATAGTGGAAGGAGACGCGAATATCAAAACAGAAAATCCAAAGACAAAGGAATGCGAATGGGGAGTTTACGACGAATATTTATTCGAACATGTTTTTAATAAACTGAAAAACGCGGCGGGCAAACCTCAGATGATTTTTGCACTCACAACGACCAATCATACACCTTTTCATCTACCGGAAACGTATACTCCTTATCCCGTTCAATTGACAGATTCCATCCGGAAAATCCTCAAAGTAGACGAGGTGATGGCCCGGAAAAATCTGACCAATCTTCAGTATTCCAATGATTGTCTTGGCCGTTTCCTCGATGAACTGAAATCATCTCCGTTTGCCGAAAATACCATAGTCATTGCAACCGGAGATCACAACAATCTCATGCTTTTTGATTTCAGGGAAAGTCAGGGTTATTACAAACTCAGTGTACCGATGATTCTTTATGCTCCTAAAACTTATCTCAGCAAATCGCAAATTGATACATCCCGCTGGGGATCGCACAAAGACATTTTCCCCACATTATACAATCTTGCTTTATCACATACAAAGTATTTTGACGGAGGTACCGATCTTTTGCAAAAGACAGCTGTAAAATCAAAATTTTTCGCTGTGGATTTGATGTCCTATCTGGCAATCGATGATTATGGTGCTGTTCGTTTCAGCAGTAAACCTCAGTATTATCAATGGTCCAATCCCTATAATTTTTCAAAAACACAAAGTCCAGATCCGAGACAACTCCTGCTGATGGTAAAAGCCCGTTCTTATTTTTCATCATTTTACCATTACATTCGCAGGGAATCTGAATCGGAAAAGAAGTAGTAAATTTGCAAACCTTAAAAATCCCTATGATTCCATTTTCTCCGCCCAGGATCGATCAGAAAATCATTGATGAAGTAGTGGCGGCGCTGCGTTCCGGCTGGATTACAACCGGACCCAGAACAAAATTATTTGAAAAGAATCTGGCGGCTTACTTTGGCTGTCCTGCGGTACTTTGTCTGAATTCCGCTACAGCCGGTCTCGAGCTGATGCTTCGCTGGTTTGGAGTAAAAGAAGGGGATGAGGTAATTTTACCTGCATATACCTATTCAGCCACTGCCAATGTGATCGTGCATTGTGGTGCCCGTCCGGTTTTTGTGGATGTGAAACCGGATTTTAATATCGATCCGGAGGCGATCCGAAAAGCGATTACTCCGCGAACCAAAGTAATTATGCCTGTAGATTTCGGCGGCTGGCCTTGCGATTATAAAACAATCAATGCTTTAGTTGCTGAAGACGGTATTCGCAAACAATTTGTACCGGATTCTGCTGTTCAAAAATTGTTGGGAAGGATTCTTGTTCTTTCGGATGCTGCTCACTCGATAGGTGCATCCGTCAATGGAAAGAAAACAGGTTCCCTCACGGATATTTCCGTGTTTTCATTTCATGCGGTGAAGAATCTGACCACCGCGGAAGGCGGAGCAGTGGCTCTGAATTTGCCTGCACCATTCGACAATGCATCGATCTACTCTGAACTCTGCGTGAAATCGCTGCATGGCCAGAACAAAGACGCGCTCGCGAAAATGCAGAAGGGAAACTGGCGCTACGATATCGTGGAAGCAGGTTACAAGATGAACATGACGGATATTCTCGCCGCGATTGGTCTGGTTGAACTTGAGCGTTATGATGCGGACACTCTTGTGAAGAGAAAACAAATTTGCGATCAGTACTCGAAAGCTCTTGCAACAAAACCATGGGCGATTCTCCCGGTACAGAAAACTTCCGAAGCGGAATCATCATACCATCTGTATGCCTTGCGCATCAAAGGAATTGATGAGGTAAAAAGAGATCGCATCATGCAGAAAATTTTCGATCAGGATGTTTCTGTAAATGTGCATTTCATTCCGGTACCAATGATGTCCTTTTACAAAGGGATGGGTTACAAGATCAGCGATTATCCTGAAACCTATTCGTTATATAAAAATGAAATTTCCTTACCTGTATATTATGATCTGAGCCCCGATCAAACAGACACCGTTGTGCAGGCTTTTATCTATGCTGTTGAATCTGAAATAAACTAAGACAATGAAAAATATCTTACTCATTAGTGCTTTCCTTTTAATCACCTGTGGATTGTTGGCTCAAACGCCTGCAAAGGACTATGTTCCCCGCTCAAAAGACATTCTTGATTTAATGAAGCAAAAGGAATTCGGGAAAATTGCTTTGCAATTCGACAGCAGTGTTTCCAATCGTCTTGACTCAGCAAAGCTTGCCGGTGTGTGGGACAGAATGGTAGCAACTGCCGGTCCTTTGAAAGGTGTGGACAGTATTTCCACCGATCACCAGGAGAATTACGATGTCGTAATTCAACATTGTGTTTTCGAAAAAAAGAAAATTGATTTCAAGTTGGTTTATGGCTTGAATGAAAAGATTAAAGGAATATTTTTCCTTCCTGTAGATATTAAAGTGCATTATGAATTTCCTCCTTACTACA of the Bacteroidota bacterium genome contains:
- a CDS encoding glycosyltransferase family 2 protein, which gives rise to MNQEQNKTNGNEFPLVSLVIPAFNEEKYIGSLLDQMLHQDYPQDKIEIFVADGGSTDKTREIVSSYALKNPGIKLLLNKKQYVPFALNMGIRESKGEYIIILGAHSSYPLNYISSLIKASLSLKADNVGGLCIGNPPDSSLKALAIAQAMSSAFGVGDAHFRIGSKEIKQVDTVTFGCYKRSVFDHIGYFDEELLRNQDDEFNARLTKNQGTIYLIPDIEVTYFTRATVSSVMKMFYQYGFFKPLVSLKIGRPTTLRQLVPFLFVVFIISSLGLGFLSSLFWKFLGAVLLLHLFLGIVFGLKIVGKTKQPGLLIYLPWLFFLIQTSYGWGYIRGIVKFIIFRQRIQGVGSTR
- a CDS encoding O-antigen ligase family protein, with protein sequence MAFFLMHVIGLIWTVNVSHGFKEIQDDLNLLIFPLLFAAHRPKPGSFPFIKNGFIAGTFVATLFCFLHGIYFFISTGDSGHMFYALFSAFLHPTYYGMILIVSCMFLIQDLFYPQTGEIKPRWFIISAFVLEIAAMSLLSSRIVYLVAFALFGYFVLAAFLTGNKAIFKNKMFIALTVLSAVFFYSSISLNNRFGQVSDAISNLGTEKKENMVSSDSLVYNSSTIRLAQFRYSMEILKDHWFLGVGTGDSRDELTKLYEHHNDVYALEHFRNPHSSYFHTWLMIGIPGLLLLLASILVPYFQSVKNRFYLYQGFLALIFITGFTDIISHATLGAFYAFMNSMLYCWGSYMIKTRNKAS
- a CDS encoding DegT/DnrJ/EryC1/StrS family aminotransferase; amino-acid sequence: MIPVNTPLLNGNEEKYLVECVRTGWISSEGPFIKTFEDKFAAYVQRTHGIAVANGSAALDIAVQALSLEAGSEVILPAFTIISPAQSVVRAGLKPVLVDSDPQTWNMDVSRIEEKITAKTKAIIVVHIYGLPVDMDPVLELCKKYNLKLIEDAAEMHGQTYRGKSCGSFGTISIFSFYPNKHITTGEGGMLVCDDSELSERCRKLRNLAFEPKGRRFVHHELGWNYRMTNMQAALGLAQLEKIEEHIGKKRHVGFAYQRGFHNLKGFQLPLDKTDYAENIFWVYGLVADTREKCEQTVAELTSAGIGTRPFFWCMHEQPVFLNMGLFLNEKYPVAERLARNGFYLPSGLGLSEKDVQTVIQTMHEINH
- a CDS encoding glycosyltransferase family 2 protein, whose protein sequence is MVISVIIPTYNRSRFIELTLESFVHQDFNVGNFEIIVSDNNSTDNTKEVVTRFIENNKTHSIRYFSEKRQGVHFARNSAAKIATGDFLYFTDDDMIADPALLTELLGVFKLDKKIASATGLVLPKWESEPPSWIPDLCNNALLSLNNPDYDLIVSEKDCNVFSCHQMIRREVFFQTGGFNPENTKGVWIGDGETGLNIKIREKGYKFAFTRKSVIRHIIPASRMTQSYLNKRLTNQGNCDTYTYYRAVQPSAIQMGRRMFASLLKIAYAFLKCSINFILQKNSWRLNMAGCYYHVAGIKYLAKLISDSNWRALVLKNNWINE
- a CDS encoding glycosyltransferase family 4 protein, with the translated sequence MKIAVWILSDYKQQIGGGFALYDKFIQLIDSWNFSNGLDVCFVGYNSPSYYSFRKKYIQLQFSGLGFLDKSLARISHKVSFLNQHQQSILRSNAVDMVYYPIQGFRKIPNFPFVVSNWDIGHKASYAFPELGMNYSFDYRDKWYTKGIFKALAVFAESQTGKEELMYFTRLNPDRIKIVPLFPGGVVDVKAEEEVQLAKLKELRLNSQRYFFYPAQFWAHKNHYNLLQAFAIFAKENKDIQLVLTGSDKGNKTYIKEVVKTIGLNERVVFPGFIDNEAMLAVYRHASGLVMPSFLGPTNMPQLEARMLGCPVLCSDLPGHKEMLGEGALYFDPADPMEISRMLKKVLEPSERASLLSKAAISLSTTSFTAENALRQLDHHFQSLIPIRMSWGNSDKIF
- a CDS encoding glycosyltransferase, producing the protein MRKVIQDFKPDLVHAHYLSSYGTLGRISGFHPLIVSAWGSDLLDFPQRSFLHRNLIRRNLKAADVRIASSAILSHEIEHSFHLNCMKIPFGIDTSVFHPIPDERKRFSEEIVIGTIKSLEPIYAPEILIRAFAAAVKEFPDKKLRLLLVGEGSLEPKLRQLVNELGISKQTTFEGKVNYSEVQRHHNQMDIFANLSLRESFGVSVLEASACGKPVIVSNAEGLKEVFIPGKTGISVGIENVEETAAAISTLIRDAKLREQMGEEGRKMVMEKFSWEESCKQLVSVYNSFGNS
- a CDS encoding glycosyltransferase is translated as MIDCESNTAVQEQISKYRTDLDYVDIRKDKGQYDAINKGLEVCKGTYWTWLNTDDHIDPDGFFKLAERLKSDSTIDYIYGGIHYMDTNDKVLSLVKAKQLTLKELVNRVPGIYQPGSFFKKSFTDKIGFLKPYRCCFDYEYILRCLSFNGKFVCCEFPVSRFRYYSDSKTGSLIPVFIREQLEISSDYGRSFFSFLTWFSYLRLLKHKLFQR